From Desulfonatronovibrio hydrogenovorans DSM 9292:
CAGACGGGCGCTGCTGGCTAAAGTGCATATTGCAAAAAAAGACCTGGGATTGCCGGAGGATATTTACCGTGGAATCCTGTCTGATCTGTTTGGATCTAGCAGCGCCGGGAAGCTTAAGAACCACGAGCTGGTTCAGCTTTGCACACATTTTGAGAAAATTGGCTGGGAGCCGAGACCCCGGAAAAGCCAGGTTAAGCCTGCCCCGGAAAAAGCCCAGCTGATCAAAAAGGTATGGGCTTTGTGCTATTGTTTGGAGCGGCCAGTTCCGGCCTATGCCCATGCCCTGGCAAAGCGAATGTATAAAACTGACCGGGTGGAGTGGCTGTATCCGGACCAGCTGCAGGGCATAGTAGCCGCCCTGGAGAGGCAGAAATCAAGAGAGGGGATGAACGCATGAAGGTCAGCGACAAGGACCTATTAAGCACCAGGGTGCTGCTGCGCCCGGATGAGGTGGCCAGGATTTTGCGCCTGAGCAAAAAGTCCGTGTACAGGCTGGCCAGGACAGGGCAAATCAAGCCTACCAGCGACACCCCGGTACGCTATACTGCGCGAAGCGTAAGGGCATATATCAATTCCCAGACCGGAGACGAAATTTTATGATAGAAAAGGGAAGCCCCAGAGCCCCGCCTGCTCCAGGCAGAAGGTAGTGCTTAAAAGAAGTTTAAAGCCCGGCGCTCAAAATAGAGTGTCGGGCTTTTTTTTGTGCAAAAAAACTGTGTCAGAGGTGGACTGGGGAGGACTGAGAAGGACATCACCCGCTTTAACATCTGCATCCCTCGATGTATGCTGAGGCCATGAGTGTATCAAGATTTATCAATTTAAAGTTTGACCTCCTGCGCGCCTGGCCCTGGCTTTTTCTGGCCGGGGTCATGACTGTCTTTATCGGCATAACCAGCCCCCACCAGCTGGGGGTACTGCTCTGGATACTGACCAAAGTATCCCTGGCAGCGTTTCTAGGATACTGGATCTACCGCAGCCTGCATCCGTATGCACGGGTGCATGAGCTTACAGGCGAGGAACGGCGCAATGCCATGCTGGTCCGGGCCATATATGTGGGTGCGGCGATTATTGCGCTGGGCCTGGGCCTTTAATTGAGGGATTCAGGAATGAAGAAACTGGCTGTTGGTTTTTTGCTGGCGTTGCTGGCTTTAGCGCTGAGTGCTCAGGCCGCAGCATCTCAGATACCCCAGGAGGCCAACAAGTATAAGCGGGACCTGGTGCGGGCGGTGCAGCATGAGTTCGGGCTGGACGGACCGGTGGCCCTGCATGCCGCCCAGATCCACCAGGAAAGCACCTGGCGCGCGGGCGTGGATAGCCCGGTGGGCGCTCAGGGACTTGCTCAGTTCATGCCTGACACCTCTTCCTGGATCTCCGAGATATACCCTGACCTGGGTAAGGCTGCCCCTTACTCTCCCGGCTGGGCCATGCAGGCAATGGCTCGGTACAACTACTGGCACAACCAGCGCATTAAGGCCGCAGATGCTTGCCACCTGTGGGCCATGTCCATGTCCGCATACAACGGCGGGCTGGGCTGGGTGAACAGGGACAAGAGGCTGGCAGCAGAAGCCGGGAAAGATCCTGAAAAGTGGTGGTGCAACGTGGAGCACCACACATCCAGGGCGGACTGGGCGGAGCAGGAAAACCGGCATTACGTGCGCCGGATAATCCAAGACCTGGAGCCGCTATATATCAGGGCCGGATGGCCGGGGAGGCGCACATGCCCATAAGATTTTTAAAACTTGGACCGGCTCTGAAGTGGGTGACCGGAGGCACCGCCGTCCTGGCCATGCTGGCCGGAGGCGCGTGGGCTTATCACTCCTGGAAGACTGGACAGCTGGAATCCCAGGTCATTGAAATACGCGACAGCCGCGACAGGTGGAAGGACGCTGCCAGGTCGCACGAGTCCAGGGCGGAAAAGATGGAACAGCAATACAAACAGGCCCGGCAGTCTGTCCGGGATTTGGAGCAGGAACTGAGCGCCCAGGAAGCGCACTACGAAAGCCTGCGCGAGCAGATCCGCCAGGCCCCGGACGAGGAAGACGGCCCAGTGGCCCCGGTGCTGCGGGATACTTTGGAGGCGCTGCAATAATGCGTCATATGGCTTTGACATTAATAGCC
This genomic window contains:
- a CDS encoding regulatory protein GemA, encoding MHIAKKDLGLPEDIYRGILSDLFGSSSAGKLKNHELVQLCTHFEKIGWEPRPRKSQVKPAPEKAQLIKKVWALCYCLERPVPAYAHALAKRMYKTDRVEWLYPDQLQGIVAALERQKSREGMNA
- a CDS encoding helix-turn-helix domain-containing protein, producing the protein MKVSDKDLLSTRVLLRPDEVARILRLSKKSVYRLARTGQIKPTSDTPVRYTARSVRAYINSQTGDEIL
- a CDS encoding putative holin, with product MSVSRFINLKFDLLRAWPWLFLAGVMTVFIGITSPHQLGVLLWILTKVSLAAFLGYWIYRSLHPYARVHELTGEERRNAMLVRAIYVGAAIIALGLGL
- a CDS encoding transglycosylase SLT domain-containing protein, translated to MKKLAVGFLLALLALALSAQAAASQIPQEANKYKRDLVRAVQHEFGLDGPVALHAAQIHQESTWRAGVDSPVGAQGLAQFMPDTSSWISEIYPDLGKAAPYSPGWAMQAMARYNYWHNQRIKAADACHLWAMSMSAYNGGLGWVNRDKRLAAEAGKDPEKWWCNVEHHTSRADWAEQENRHYVRRIIQDLEPLYIRAGWPGRRTCP